A stretch of DNA from Gammaproteobacteria bacterium:
CCGTCGAGGTCGAAAAACCACACCTGGTGCCCTCTCCACGTCTCGCAACGCCAGGCCGACTCATCACGCAGTCCGTCGAGCGGAGTTCGGAAGACCCGATCGACCTCCCGCTCGGACGGGTGCAGGTCCGGGACACCATCGAGGAACCCGACCACCGGAACGACCGGTAGCCGGAACTGCACCGTGTCGACTGCCGGGAGAAAGCCAAGGAGATGCACATCACCCGGAATGATCCCGACCTCTTCCTCGGCCTCCCTTAGTGCCGTCGCGACTGGACCTGCATCACCAGGGTCCGGCCGCCCGCCCGGAAAAGCGATATCCCCTGCATGCGTCGGCATCGACATCGGGCGCTTGATCATGACGAGACGCGCCGCCCCGTTCTCCCGATAGATCGGCAAAAGGACGGCAGCAGACGGACCGCTCGTATTCGGCACCTCGTTACTCACCCCATGAATATTCAGCCTGTGCACACAAGCATCGTACGACGGGCGATAGGCTGTGCGACAGTGGAACCACTCGACACCACCGTTCGCACCACCCCCCGCTACATTCTCCGGCCATTTGAACGGCGCGACGCCTTGCCGCTGGTGGAGGCCGTCAGGGCCTCGCTCCCGGAACTCCAGCAATGGCTCCCCTGGGCGCACGCAGGCTACGGACACTCAGATGCTCAGGCGTACATACGCGAGAGCATCCGCTCTTGGAAAGAAGGACAAGCGTTCGATCTCGCGATCCGAAACCCCGATGAGCCCCGTCACCATCTCGGCAACATTTCCATCTGGTTCCTCTCCAAGTCGTTCCGCACCGGCGAGATCGGCTACTGGGTCCGCAGTGATGAAACGACCAAAGGGATCGCCACCGAGGTGACCGCCCGGGCCCTCGAGATCGCCTTTGACGAGTTGCACCTCCATCGCGCGATCCTGCGTATCGCGCTCGGGAACCGAGGCAGCGAGCGGGTGGCGGAGAAGCTGGGTTTCGTGCGAGAGGGCGTCCTCAGGGAAGAGATCAAAGTCCGCGGCCAGTGGCTCGACCATTCGGTGTGGGGACTGCTCGAACACGAATACCAGAAGGGCAAGCAGCGCACCGTCCCCCGCTCATAGGGCGACCACTTCGTCGCGAATGTTCTCTCGCCGGAGCCTTGCCCGGCAACGTTCCCGATGTCGATACCGGGCCAGAGGCATCACGCGCCAGAGCGAAGTCGCAGTCGAGCACTCCCTCGAGAAACGGTCGCAGCGAGCAGCGCTCTCGGCCGATGGATCGAATCACGGCCGAACGAGCCAACCAGCGGACTCCCCGTAAAGAGGCGGGGCCCCGAAGGGCCCCGCTCTCCCTCGAATGAGGATCTTCTAGAAGTCCATGCCGGGACCGCCGGGAGCTCCGGCAGGCATCGGCGGGGTATCTTCCTTCTTCTCGACGATGAGCGCCTCGGTCGTGAGCAACAGGCTCGC
This window harbors:
- a CDS encoding NUDIX domain-containing protein, with product MHRLNIHGVSNEVPNTSGPSAAVLLPIYRENGAARLVMIKRPMSMPTHAGDIAFPGGRPDPGDAGPVATALREAEEEVGIIPGDVHLLGFLPAVDTVQFRLPVVPVVGFLDGVPDLHPSEREVDRVFRTPLDGLRDESAWRCETWRGHQVWFFDLDGDVLWGATAWMVRKLLGLPLSRQ
- a CDS encoding GNAT family N-acetyltransferase encodes the protein MEPLDTTVRTTPRYILRPFERRDALPLVEAVRASLPELQQWLPWAHAGYGHSDAQAYIRESIRSWKEGQAFDLAIRNPDEPRHHLGNISIWFLSKSFRTGEIGYWVRSDETTKGIATEVTARALEIAFDELHLHRAILRIALGNRGSERVAEKLGFVREGVLREEIKVRGQWLDHSVWGLLEHEYQKGKQRTVPRS